The Coffea arabica cultivar ET-39 chromosome 9c, Coffea Arabica ET-39 HiFi, whole genome shotgun sequence nucleotide sequence CTCCATTCATCGTATATTTTGTGGATTGATTTTCCTGAGAAATTGATTGTAGCAAAACGTATGGTTGTAATATCATTGTCACACTCACCATCACAATGTAATTAAGAGCAAAATACAAGAAAATCGGTTACTTGAAAATCATGTCATTGTCGAATATCAAGAAGACagttttacttttatagttttatttcgAAGACTAGTAAAAAGATTTTGGTATCTATATATGGAAGTAAATGTAACTTGTCATTGTCGAATATCAAGACagttttacttttatagttttatttcgAAGACTAGTAAAAAGATTTTTGTATCTATACATGAAAGTAAATGTAAATATCACCCTTGTTTGGACAGCCATTTTTCGTGggaaaattacgtcgttttccgtgatcacatttctcaattatcttttttcctcacatacatcaaatcactacagtaatttttctaaaaaaatcctagaaaatgcaatctaaacaaaattttatgCTGCAAAATATGACTATGATTTGAAGCGACATCAGAAAATATGAACCATTTTTTGACGTTGAATCATGTGTAATTGCTATTTAGTCTTAAAGCAGGGTGCTACACAAATAATTTCTTGTGttcatatgtgtgtgtgtatatatatattagccAAGCAAAATCTCATAAATTCTATGACAGAGAAAAACacattttgttaaaaaattttaaaatcctGTAAGGCTATGTAAGAAATTCACAAGTAAGATATTCCTACACTTATTTCTCAGGAGGAGAGGATTGGATTGGGTTGTAAAATAGAATAGATTATAAGTAAGAAGTCTTGGATTTCAAGACCTCATATTTATcggaaaaaaattatttctcaaaaaaaaaaaaaacattgataATCAATAATGTCAATCTGAAAGCCCAAGTCCAACCTCTCTTCAGCCCATGGTATGCCCAAGATTATGACTAACGCCTGCCCCGCAGTCCACACTGATACAGTAATCAATTGGCGGGAAATCCCCACATTCCCTCCTCTTCTTCCCGCCAAAATCAACCGACAATTCCATTGATCCCTTCCCAGTTGCACACCAACCCGCCCCTCCTCGTCTTCCAAAAAGCCGGCCGAAACAGCCTCTCCTTGGGAAGCCGTCGCTGTCGACCCGGCATATACGAGATGGAAAGCTACGGCGGCGGTGGATACTTTGTGGACGAGAAAGCCGTCCGCGTCGAAAACATTTTCCTAGAATTTCTCAAGAGGTAAAGCTTCTTAGATTTTTCATATGTATTTCCCGGATTAGCATCAATTATTAATTTTTGTTCATTCTGATCTGACCtgatttgtaattattttttcttttttttttttggtatatttCAGTTTTAGGGCAGAAGGAAATGCTCGGGAACCGTTCTACGAGGCGGAGATCGAAGCGATGAGGCCGAATGAGTCGAATACAATGTTTATTGACTTCTCTCACGTCATGCGCTTTAATGAAGTTCTTCAAAAGGCCATTTCTGATGAATTCTTAAGGTAATTTTGTTGCGTTTTCAGTGGCTAGTATTTGCACTAATTCTTGGATGGCAAAGGTACTACCTTTACAGCATGAGTACAACAAGCTTGAGAGATTTTACTAGAAGTGTCAGAACCTTagttctttgttttgtttttttttttttttctaattttagtaTGATAAGAGTTTTAAATATGATTAAATTATTTCTGTTTAGCTAATTGAGCTTAATACTTTAGAAGCATATCTTTATTGTGCTTAGATGTGGTACATGGATGCCAAGATGTTGTGCTATTTATAAGAGCGTCTTaattttgcttccatttcacttAACATATTAGTAGAATTTTGAAGAGCTATACAAATTGCATGAATAGttgtacctttagtttttggcTGCCGGATGTTTGATGGTATATTAATCTTCTGGGAAATTCTAGGTTCGAGCCTTACTTGAAGAATGCATGCAAGAGATTTGTTATGGAACAGAAGCCCACCTTCATAACTGATGATAATCCTAACAAGGACATCAATGTGGCCTTCTATAATCTTCCCTTGGTTAAAAGGTACGGAATCAGAGTTGTGATTGAAGTTTTCACTGGCTTCAAGGTAGTTAATTTGATTATATCActatttttggttgattttaatTCAACTTCCATGAATTGCAGATTGAGGGAATTGGCAACATCAGAAGTAGGGAAGCTGGTTTCAGTGACTGGAGTAGTGACGCGGACCAGTGAGGTCAGGCCAGAGCTTTTACAGGGCACTTTTAAGTGCTTAGATTGCGGAAATGTTGTCAAGAATGTTGAACAGCAATTTAAATATACTGAGGTTTGCAATTACACTTTAATGTAGAGACTCAAGCATATACAACAGATTAGGAGAAATATTGCTGCCTGCAATGGAATGCAGTCTCAGTAGCTTACAAAAAAAAGCAAATTATCTTCACATTTCCTGCAAGTTGTGATGGTTGTAATGCATTTTACTGCTTTATCTCCTTAAGGACCCATATGATTCCCGTAGCACCTGAATTATGTCAAATTCAATTCTATTTGGATTTCGCTTTCTGGTTAATAGCAATATGATTACTATGTACACGGTATCAGTTTTGCTGGTTGATGGTATAGTTGGCTACCAGAATTAGACCATTGGGAAATCACATCTACTAATAGGCTCAAATTCATgataaagttttcaatttaaaaCTCATATTTTGAGTCATTTTGAAGTTTCTCTATTTGTTTTGGATTCACAGCCTATTATCTGTGTGAATGCAACATGCCAAAACAGAACAAAGTGGGCATTGCTAAGGCAAGACAGCAAATTTGCGGATTGGCAGAGGGTCCGCATGCAGGAAACCTCTAAAGAGATACCTGCAGGTTCCCTTCCAAGATCTCTTGATATCATTTTACGTCATGATATTGTTGAACAAGCTAGGGCTGGTGACACGTAAGTAAATCCCCATAAGAAATCTCTGTATTAAACCAGAGTTAATCTGCTTGAAATCTTTGATATTCATTCTTTTTTCGTTGCAGGGTTGTTTTTACTGGCACTGTTGTTGTCATACCAGACGTACTTGCACTAGCCTCTCCAGGGGAGAGAGCTGAGTGCAGGAGAGAAGCACCTCAGCGCAAGGGTTTCACTGCTGGTCAGGAAGGCATTAGGGGTCTTCGTGCATTGGGTGTAAGAGACCTGTCCTATCGCCTTGCCTTCATAGCCAATTCTGTACAGGTTAGTCCCTCCTCCTGCCTTATTTAAGTTTTTAGTTGCATCCAAGTTCGAAGGTTTCcaatttctcattttctttttcttttcacattTATTTGATATTTCCTGCATTGTGGCTTAGATATGTGATGGAAGAAGGAACACAGACATCAGAAATAGGAGGGACAATGATGAAGATGATTATCAGCAGTTTACGGTACATCTATCTGTTCATGATTAGTACTTTTAGTTTTTGCATGGTAATGCTGGCTGAAATTGATCATGGTTGTAGGGATTTGGCTCAACAAACTCTCTTATCATTGGCAAACTGTAGAATTCTGTTTTCCTGAGACATTTAACTAAAATGATATACTGATATATCCTTGTGGGTCACCTATCTTTTATCTTACATTTAATATTCATTGATCTGCTTCAGCTCTTTCTGCTGGTAAAAGCAGTTGAAAGTAAACATGCATTCACCTCTATTATGCAATTGCAAAATGGATGATTGGAATGTCATTAccaaaatgaagggaaaattcCACTTTTCGTCCGTAAACTTTGGGTTAGGAACACAATTCGTCCCCAAAATTTATGGACACATTTAGTATAAAAACGGCAAATCAATCAATTTAGACGGAAATAGTCATGTGACCAGCACACGGCCGTTAAGGGGAAAAAATCTCAAAAAAGAAACTATTGGCTTTTGTTAGCTTCATTAGaaaaatattacaaaaatattttttgtacaTAATAAACTTATGTTACAAAATGTTACAAAAATTCTCTTTCATGCGCATGTTAAACAAtattaacaaatttttttttttacctccaTAAGGTGGaaagtcattttttttttaagaagtcATAAACAGCTGGTAGTTTATTGGAAATGAATCAAAAGAGCATGAAGCCTTGGTACCTCCTGATGGTCACTAACTGCTGTATTGCACCATCTTTTGTCTAATTGTATCATTCTCTGTGGAGATGAGCAGTCTGCTCTAATTTAGACTTTTGCACTAaattatagttttttttttgttgcaaaaaGGTTCTTTTTGAGTTTGCTTCTGTACATAACCATAATGCTGCTGTGCTTCAACTGATTTCCTGACAGACAGAAGAGCTAGATGAGATCCAAACAATGAGGAACACTCCTGACTTCTTTAATAAGCTTGTGGACAGCATTGCACCAACTGTTTTTGGTCACCAAGATATCAAACGAGCCATCCTCCTTATGCTTTTGGGTGGTGTACACAAGTTAACCCATGAAGGGATCAACCTCAGAGGAGACATCAATGTTTGTATAGTTGGGGATCCCAGCTGTGCAAAATCTCAGTTCCTCAAGTAATTGGTTTTCCACTTTTTGTTGTTCCTTCTTGTTTCTATTAAGCTTCAAGTCATCCTAATGTCCAAAAATCTACTAAACCTACCTGTTCTATTTGCTCTGAAGGTATACTTCAAGTCTAGTTCCAAGATCAGTCTATACATCTGGGAAATCCTCATCAGCTGCTGGATTGACTGCAACAGTGGCCAAAGAACCTGAGACTGGTGAATTTTGCATTGAGGTAATATACCATTTGGATCATTCTGTTAAGACTGCTGCGCATAATATAGAATATTATCAGTTTAGCATCTCTGCTGTTTAATGCATCCAGAGGATGATGTTCTTGCACATGTATGTACACAAACTCACAAATACCTTCATCTCTTTCCTTCTATTAAGCATACTTCTCCTTTTCTATTTCTAAAATCTGGTTAGATGCATGAAATGTCTTGTATAAAGAGAAACTTGTAATTAATACTATTTGTCTCCCCAGTTACTAATGATAAAAGGAGGGAGAACTTACCTTTTGGGAAAACAGAAGTTTCATTATGATTGCATCGTGGTTTGCTTGTTACTACTCATTCTGATTCTCTtagtaaatatttttcatattatttCAGGCTGGTGCACTGATGCTGGCCGATAATGGCATCTGTTGCATTGATGAATTTGACAAGATGGATATAAGAGATCAGGTGATTATGGTTTAATACCATTTGTATTACTTTTCTCCATCTTTTCCCACCTTGGAGTTCATATGGTTTGCATCCTATAATACTGGTAAACTTGGAAATGTCAAGGTTGCCATCCATGAAGCAATGGAGCAACAGACTATAAGCATAACAAAAGCTGGGATACAAGCAACCTTGAATGCTCGAACGTCAATATTAGCTGCAGCCAACCCCAATGGTGGGCGCTATGACAAATCTAAACCTCTAAAGGTGAGCATCTAAGTCTTCTGAGTGCTAAAGTCACATGTTGAACTCAAACCCGCCCAAGTTATTTAATTATTGATGATTTAGCCTCCTGCTGCAGTGTGATGCTGCTCTTCCACCTGCTATTCTTTCAAGATATGATTTGGCATGTGTTATGATCAATGATCTAACCATTTATGGTTTTGCCTTCTGCTGCAGTATAATGTGGCTCTTCCTCCCGCTATTCTCTCAAGATTTGATCTGGTATATGTTATGATCGATGATCCAGACGATCAAACAGATTACCACATTGCCCATCATATTGTCAGAGTTCATCAAAAGCGGGAAGATGCCCTGTCTCCTGCATTTACAACTGCCCAACTGAAACGCTACATTGCATATGCCAAGACTCTGAAACCAAAGGTTGTGTAATGAGAATGTGATGTTTTAACTGGTATTATGGTTATCCATTGTTTGCTTAATGGCATTTGATACCATGCAGCTTAGTGCTGAAGCTAGGCAGCTTTTGGTGGAATCTTATGTTTCTCTGCGTAGAGGTGATACTGCTCCAGGAAGTAGAGTCGCTTATCGCATGACAGTGAGGCAGCTTGAAGCACTGATCAGGCTTTCCGAGGCAATTGCTAGGAGTCATTTGGACACTCAGGTGCCTCATTAGTTctgtaatgattttttttttccaatttctttcTTTAAGGCTTCTAACTTCTGCGGGACGTGGATGATGGTAATAGGTGCAACCGCGCTATGTACGTATCGCTGTGAGGCTGCTAAAAACATCAGTAATCAGGCAAGGAAATGTTGAAGTTTATCCAACAGGTCAGATGACATATAAGACAAACAGAGTTTATTGATTGATTAGCCTGCGTGTCGTGCAGTGTGGAGTCAAGTGAGATTGACCTGTCTGAGTTCCAAGAAGAAAATCGTGATGATGCTGATGGTGGAGATCATGGAGATGGTGGTACTGGCCAAGAAGAAGCCCATGCCGACGGTGCCTCAATTGAGCCACGTCAAGGTAACGCAGGTCAGTGAACGTTATGGTTTTATTATGATGTAAATTTCTTGTAAAGCTATTTTGGTACTTGTTTGTGATCTATAGATTTAATTTGATTATGACTTTGCAGAAAGTGGAGCAGGGGCAGGAAATAGGCAAGGAAAGAAACTCGTCATGACTGACGAGTATTTTCAAAGGGTTACTCGTGCCCTTATCGTTCGTCTCAGGCAGCATGAAGAGACTGTATTACAAGAAGGTAAATCCGTACTCTTATCTCATGAAGACATTCAGTGACCATGTGAAACTTTCCtggacaaattcaagaaagCTCCAAATTGGCGAACTAATGATAGGGTCAAATCCAACTTTCTGCATATTATGTCCTAAAAAAATTTGGTATCTGGAATGCTCAATCCTTGGTTATGGTTTCCAGGTGCTGGTTTGGCTGGAATGAGACAGAGGGATTTGATACAGTGGTATGTAGGACAGCAGAACGCGAAAAATAGTTACAGCTCTATGGAAGAGGCAGCTGCTGAAGTTACAAAACTCAAAGCAATTATAGAggtacaaattcaaatagaggATGCTTTGATCTGCATGAAGTTTTTACCCCGTGTTAATTTCGCATTATAGCTGAAGTAAAACCATGCCAAAGTTAACTAACTCCTTTTGGTACAGAGTCTGATTCGACGGGAAGGACATTTGATAGTGGTGGATGATGGTACACAAGCAGCAGGAGAGGGTGAAGGGCGGTCAGCACCAGTATCAAGAAACGACAGAATTTTGGCAGTGGCTCCTAATTATGTTATAGATTGATAGGAGGCATTTTGCCGGCGTGTAAAGTTGGACTAGTGCAACCCGGACCATTAACTCTCGAGCTGCCTGCGCCAAGATTGTGATTATGGGTATGACTCTCTCGCAAAGGATTTGACCTCCCAACCTCCTAGCCTCATTGAGGTGCTTGTAAACCATTAAAAAGGTTGGAAAAAGAGGATGGATCGGGATTGGTTAGGAGttgttaaaattattttttattgtatgCCATTTTTATTAGTAGGCTGAGGCATTTTATTGTATGACATTTAATCAGAGTAAAGAGTTTGCAAGAAGCAGCAATGTCACTTTCTGTAGAAAATaaacttcaaattttttttctttctaggTTCAGGAAGAAAAGTTTGTTTTTACATTAGGATACCCTTTGTTTTCtctacatttttatttttattggatgATCATGTACTACTTCATGCTCAACTCTCCGATACTCTGCCTTTCAATCCAACTGTTCTGTTGATTACCCCGCAACTTCCTTTGAGCTAAGCTCGCTGTAATGTAACTTAAATTGTGAGAATcgagtttctttttttctttttttttctttctttctcctttgtCTAGTTCAAGAAAGGAAAGGGCAAAAAAAGGATCTGAATCTCAGAGCAACTGATCAGATCAAAATAGCATTATGGGAGCGTAGATCCTTTTGTTGTACGATGGCGAACTGAATTAAGAGTTCGGTTTGTAGAACTACTTTTACAGcagatttatttttcttattttgactGTAATAGTTGGGTATTACTGTGATAAGGCGTAACCGATTTTTTATTCCGTTTTTTATGTCACTCTCTGTtccaatttttattatattgctacgAGTTGGGtacatttcctttcttttacaCTAGACTATTAGTGGGTAAAAAGTTAATCGAAAACTTTATGTaattaaaaagagaaaatttataTTTTCCTCCACTCTAATTATTTATCAAACTCCAATTTAGTATTTATTCTCAACTTATCTTAATTCAGCAAACCGAAATAAATCGGATCTAAAGGATTCAATAATGACTTTGCGGTAGGATGGTTAGGTATGGGATGTCAAGAAATGGCCAGCCAGCTTGAGATAGGTTGAACTTCTTTTTgggctttatttttttttaaggaattgAGGTGAAAGATTGAAAATCACTTTCATTTCCAAGAAGACAACAAAGGGGCCATCATCCATCAATTAGTAATCCTTTTCCCAGACAATTCCCCACTCTAAAGCcaaatacctttttttttggttattatcAATTGTTAGAGAAGGAAGATAGACGAGGACACCATGATACATGTATCTATAAATATGCGAGATAATTTCATCCCAACCAGTTGTTTAAGATGACTATGATTTTTTTGTGGGATACCCTCAGCCAATCCATCCTTGTCCATACATGGAGCTTATTGTTTAAGATGACTACTATTGATTTTTGTGGGATTCCCTCAACCAATCCATCCTTGTCCATACATGAAACCTATTGACAAGATAGCACAAAACTGATGACAATTTCTCCATCAAATAAACAGTTTGCCAAGCTTGAATGTTTAAGAGGAAATCAAGCTGCGTTTTATATTTGTGTCCAGGCATTTTAGTTTGATTTTATCAGCACAAGTCTCCTTTCACTTTCGATGTCATCCTAGCTTGGATACAGACCATCTTTAGCCCCTTGTCCATTTGTGTtaccaataaaaataaataaataaatttcgcCTGAAAATTCTGGATGCAGACGAAGCAAAGATTAGTGCAATGAGATCTTGAAAAATGGTTTGGAGTTTAGTAAAGATCGCCTCTAATGGAACTTTGATCTTTTTGAAATCTTCATGATTTTAATCTTTAAGCTCTAGTGGCAAAGGTCTATCTATATACAGCGGGTCTTCTCAAAACAAAAAAGTTCCTTGACAACTCGGTGGGGCTGAGAGAGGATAATTAATCTAAAGGGTCTTTACACATATTCAAAACAACTAGGTCAAggaagagaatttttttttttccaaacaaacaaaaactcCAATTGACCAGCTCTATTCTAAAGCAGCTTTTCAATCCAATTATACACTCGATCGATTAAGTCATTGATGGGGTATTAGATAGGGACTTATACTGTTGAATTACTACCAGGGTTGATCTGATAGGGTTTGATAATAGCTGTATAATATTTTACACCCATATCCAGTTTTAATACACGATGTACATTTTGGTATGACGTATTTTTAAGCATTTGCATGGAGATGGAGGAGACAAttctataaaaatttaaaagtacatacatttaagggataatttcagaaacctcccctgaggtttctgacaatttcactgacctcccctgaggtttccgcaattacactaacctcccttgaggtttctgatttTGTAACAAAATCAGCCCATGACCACAAAAGtaaacataaaaaagtgttttCAGGAAAGAGAGGAAATTTTGTTCCCATAAATGCCCTTAAGGTAGGTGTACAAGTTATATTAGTGAATTaatgaaaactaataaaaatcagaaataaataagaaaaagtgAGGGGATGGGTATGGGAATCATAAAATTTTACTTATGGATATAAACAATTGGGTAACGCAACCGACCCAATTAACTCATTTACCACCACTCAGGTCATTTCACAAATACATTCATCAGACAAAGCTTTCCTCTTGTCACAAAAATTCAAAGCAATGTGGTACATGTTCACAAGCAAGCAGGTTAAAATCCCGCCTGCATAATAACGTTGAAACCCGCAAGCAGgattctgtgttttttctatttcaaggttagctcgcatgcgggttaatgttatatttgagcgcgagaagaaaaaattggtaattaggctctttgggcattataagtaaatatttaaattaatggcagttttattacaccaatattattgtattatcattattatgattattgtattatttcttatgcaaatataacatttaattatttaaatttgattttatttttacaatttataaaaattttatcacttatataatatttttaaaaccctaatacatctaaatttgattttatttttcaaatttataagatttttatttaaaaaaatgggatacgGATAAGATATCCGCTTGGTTCGATTTGCATAGGTGCATATGAGAATATCCGAATACTCTTTAAACCCGCATGCGGGTTTAAGGAGATTATGGCAACTCTCTGACACACTAGTTACCCGTCCAACTTGTgtgtattaaaatatatttaaatattatatttcatatttttgttatttagagtttaacaaaacattAATATTGGGTAGATTTGAGGGatatgcataattttgcatatttgtaggaatattagaaaatggaaaatttgggtaaattcccaaattttggAGATAAGGTGTAATCCAAGAACTAAAACAGTCATTTATAAAACCTTAACAGTAATAAGGTGCAAACCAAAactgcaatccaagagtaataTCATTACAAATTTCATAACCATACATTAaataaatagaaatgcaatccaATACTATCCAAAACACCATCTGCCTTATCATATTTTAGTCCTATAATAACACAAAATGTCTTGGGTATAATAGTAATTTTGCATTACATGATGTCAGCAATTGGGTCCCAAGTTCTgccaggggaggtcagtgaaattgtcagaaacctcaggggaggtttctgaaattatccctacatTTAATGATAATCCTCTTGGTACCACTAAACATGTTAATGTCATCACTATTTAACccaaaataaagaagaaattcACAATACAATACAGTATTATTATAGATGAAGCAGGGATGGCTTTAATGGGCAAACCCTAAACCCAAAATTTCTGATTagatttttttaaacttttagcTACAATGTAACAAAGGTTTTGCCTGCTTCCCATTAAGGGtaggcgcgggtcgggtacccatCCATTCACCATTTGGTTGACTCGACCCGCACCTTACGGGTCAGCCATTTTCTGACCCTTACCCGCCCCGCATATCAGCGGGTACTCTATAACGGGTATCCATTGAGATAGGGTCGGATCAGCGAGTATCCGCCCCTCCccgtttatcatttaatttaaaaaaaatgatttaaaccaatttaattttatattttacacattcatctaagatttaataatttttttttctaaaaaaaggttTCCCACCAAAAAGCAAGCATATGAagagaatataagataaaggaaaaaaaaataaaagaattcaaaatcaataaaagtttgaaataagtagcgcaatttttaatatatatgttccacattaattaaacttttttctatgaaatataagatcatggcctttacaaatgaatcttataaataaactatagtttctcatatttgtaatgcaatttgttcaataaaattacttatttagttctaacttattattttatagtgtgtgtataaaaataaaaaatatatatatgcggggcggatcgggtacccgcgagtttttaattatgtgaccctaaCCCGCCCCACATCTTAGCGGATACCCGACCCTCTTTTGACcagatcaaataataaaaattggatatcctaattttcggatCGGATCGAATCGGATATGACGAGTTTTCGGGTCAGCGAAtatttttgcccacccctacttCCCATAAGATATTATAGAACTGCAAAGCTACCCTCTAAAGTACACTTCTGTGAGCTCTCCCCGAATATGATTTTATTAATGCCTATATTAgcaagtttctttcttttggtcgGAAGAGGAGCTGCATATAATGATATTAAACATGTGCAAAAGGTATTCTTTTTTTGGTCCCCATACAAGGatttaaaagggaaaaa carries:
- the LOC113707630 gene encoding DNA replication licensing factor MCM6-like — encoded protein: MESYGGGGYFVDEKAVRVENIFLEFLKSFRAEGNAREPFYEAEIEAMRPNESNTMFIDFSHVMRFNEVLQKAISDEFLRFEPYLKNACKRFVMEQKPTFITDDNPNKDINVAFYNLPLVKRLRELATSEVGKLVSVTGVVTRTSEVRPELLQGTFKCLDCGNVVKNVEQQFKYTEPIICVNATCQNRTKWALLRQDSKFADWQRVRMQETSKEIPAGSLPRSLDIILRHDIVEQARAGDTVVFTGTVVVIPDVLALASPGERAECRREAPQRKGFTAGQEGIRGLRALGVRDLSYRLAFIANSVQICDGRRNTDIRNRRDNDEDDYQQFTTEELDEIQTMRNTPDFFNKLVDSIAPTVFGHQDIKRAILLMLLGGVHKLTHEGINLRGDINVCIVGDPSCAKSQFLKYTSSLVPRSVYTSGKSSSAAGLTATVAKEPETGEFCIEAGALMLADNGICCIDEFDKMDIRDQVAIHEAMEQQTISITKAGIQATLNARTSILAAANPNGGRYDKSKPLKYNVALPPAILSRFDLVYVMIDDPDDQTDYHIAHHIVRVHQKREDALSPAFTTAQLKRYIAYAKTLKPKLSAEARQLLVESYVSLRRGDTAPGSRVAYRMTVRQLEALIRLSEAIARSHLDTQVQPRYVRIAVRLLKTSVISVESSEIDLSEFQEENRDDADGGDHGDGGTGQEEAHADGASIEPRQGNAESGAGAGNRQGKKLVMTDEYFQRVTRALIVRLRQHEETVLQEGAGLAGMRQRDLIQWYVGQQNAKNSYSSMEEAAAEVTKLKAIIESLIRREGHLIVVDDGTQAAGEGEGRSAPVSRNDRILAVAPNYVID